GCCACTGCttctaatgataatggaAACCATGGCATCACAGATATGATGGAAGATGtttataatttcttcaaggaATATAAGATCAATGGTGCTGATAATTAGTGATATAGATCTCTTTCGTAATAACTACTTTACCCAAAgtttatttgtattatctttttataataatattattatcttaATCATTACCTAATGAGTAGTCAAATAGTCACGATGGATTGTGcgttttttttttttgtgATTCCGGTTATCTGCCACTGATTTTTCACTTTCAAATCAAACCTATATTCCATGTATATGCTGATAAACAAGTTGGTTAGTTAGATACTTGACAGTTATAACAATTTGTGCTTCATTGTGAAACATATataactttttgaaatttataGGCGAATAGAATTCATCTAGGCAAGAACAAAAAGTTTTAGCAGCCTTTCAACATGACATCTGCCAGAGAAAGATTGGCAATGTTACATTCACATATCAAAGACAATTCCAATATAAAAGTACTGGCTGAGTTTCCAGTGTTAGTTAAAAGTGAAAGACAAAAGTATTTGAATAGTAACTTTCAATCTGTTCCAGGCAGTTCAAATTCATCCAATTTTGCATCAACAGTTATGAGACCAATGAGTAAACCCATAATGTCTATTTCTTCCACTACAAGTAACACTAGTATATCTCAATGCAGTCTCCCACAAGATTATGTTGAAGTTTGCAATAGTACCTCCAAATTCATACCCCCAACGACAAAGTCATTCTCAAATCTggaatttgatgatatttgtGCTAAAGTGGACAAGAAGTTGAGGTTATTGTTAGGAAGTAATAATCCCAGTGACTCTTACATATTATCTGGAGGTGAGAGTTTGGGATGGGAAATTTTAGGCCAAAACATAGTTCAATCATTAGAAGATGATATATTATGCATAAGTACTGGTGCTTACTCGAAACAATTTGCTAAGCACTTACTAAATTACGTGGAATCTGAAGACAGAAATATTACTGTTCTAGAGGCAAATATAGGATGTACTGTTCctttagaattaattaaaaatgaattaacgAAAAGGTGTTATGGAATTGTGGCCTTGACTCATACCGACAATTCAACAGGAGTTGTGACAAACATTAAAGAAGTTTCACAActaataaaacaaatttCTCCAAACACTTTAATTGCTGTGGATGCTGTTTATTCGGCAGgagttgaagaaatagatgttgaaaattggGGAATAGATTTCACATTGAGTACTTACAAAAACACCGTATTGACTACTGAAGTtttatcatatattttGCTATCATCACGAGTTCTTTCAAAGATTCCTAAAGGTATTATGAATGGTTCTAACTCGTCAAATAACTATAAGATGCAGTTGGCTTATTCAAATGCTAATTTTCAACTCCTTAACGCCTTGGACTCCTCTCTTTGGCGACTTTTCGGAATGGATGAACAACAggatatttcaattgatatcTCGAATAAAATAAAGTCTGGGTTACTCTCCCGCTTTGCCGATTATAAATCAGCCGCTGAAAAGCTACGTAAAAGTTTGATTAATGAAGAGACTGGAATAAGTGCAATATCCCAAGACTGGTCGAATTGCAGCAATGGTATGACAGCAATGTACTTACCAAAAACTAGTGAAATatcagaattattgaaaacacTTTGCGAAGAATGTGATATTTCTTTAGTTAATGGCATTCATTCTAGATTTGCATCGGAATACATCAGCATTGAGCATGCAGGGTTCAGGTTTTCTGGTAATGATATCGACGTGGATAAAGTagttgaaattatcaagaaaGGTTTGACCAACAGTAAATAACTTACATTACACTTAAATtagattttaataaatttcgATAGACATTAATTATTTGcaagatattttttttaaactATATACGGGGACCCTGCAAGGGATAATTAATTGGATACATCTTTATTGTCATTTCCTTCTGCtgattcttcttcctttgcATTTTCAATAGCATCTGTccatttcttctcttcttcaaatccttCTTTGGCAGCTTGAATCAACTCGGCTCTCGAGTCTTCCAATCTTTTCTTACGGCTCTTCATGGCTTCGTCTTTTCTCTCCAACTCTTCAATCCATAACCTTTCTCTTACCTTTGCTTTGGCCCTTAATATTTCCTCTCTGGTTGCTTTTTGTTCGTCCGATTCCACTTGGAACATATATCCACCTGCAACTAACGCAATTAATGTGGCCAATTGAAACCCAACTCTGTAACGGAAATACTTTTGTGTATTTACCCTATCCCCTTTTCTAATTGATTTAGTAGCTAAAAAAATAGCTCCGGTAGTAGCAATTACTCCGAGTGGGACCAATGGTTGTTGCTTGCACTTGAAGGCCATTTTCTCCAAGATGTCCATTTCACTACGTGAGTTAATACCtaatcattcaaatttaacaaataaaatagaaaACAATTAAACATACTCTTCATCAAACTCACTTTTCCCATCGAAGGACGATGGAAGTTCTCTACTCATGTTACAGTTACTTCTATAATGTACTACAGCATCAGGATTGAAGTAACCGGCTTAATAGAAAATTACCTCGATCACATGACCATTGCTAAAAAGTGGTTCGATTTGATACGACTGCAACgacattcttcttcaaggGAATACTTCAAACGGCCGTACAGTAGACGGTAGGAAGTAGTACGAAACAAAAAGCCTGGAAATTTTGATCGAATGAAAGTAGGAATCCGATgaaatgcaaaaaaaaatatcatGAAAGATAGAGCTTTAGTATATTACAAGCTTACGATAGGAACAGTGGAGATTCAcaattatatgaaaatctatatatatatatatgtctATATTGCGGTTCAGATTGGTATCCTGCTTTTTAATCACCACTTACACACATGCTCTAGTTCCTTTAGTTTTCAGCCAAAATAAAATCCTTGAATTCAACGTACGCCTTATCTAAGTCGTCATTGACAATAATTCTATCGTGAGCTCCTGTCTTAGCAAAATCCATTTCAGCCTTAGCAGCACTGATTCTTTTTTCGATGGAATCTTGGGTTTCAGTACCTCTTCCCTCTAATCTTTGTCTTAAGATCTCAATAGAAGGTGGActcaagaacaagaatCTAGCGTTCAAGTTAGAAGCCTTGACTGCCTTAACTCCATCCATTTCAATGTCCAAGATACATGTTCTACCCTTCTTGGTGACGTCGTCAACGGCTTTGAAAGAAGTGCCGTAGTAATTACCAGAAAACTGCGTCCATTCgataaatttcttttcttcgaTAGCCTGTTTGAAACCGTCGACAGTGCTAAAGTTGTATTCAACTCCATCTGTTTCTCCAGCTCTTGGTTGTCTGGTTGTGTTCGAGACAGAGAATCCAAATCTGTCTGGAAATTCGGCGaataacttcttcaataaagtAGATTTTCCGGTTCCTGATGGTCCTGAGATAACGATAGGTCTGCTCATGTTGTCTAGATATAATTCAACCCAAATATGTGCGTATTTACTTCTTTTGAACCCAAATCATCtaatatttatctttttaAACGTTGCATTATGTCGACCCATCGAGGTAGTGTACTGGTATAATTCAAACAATCCATTGCCATTATATCACTTCCTGAGCCGCCTACTTAGCAAATTGTATTTTCGATGTCACTTGATCATTTGTCTGTTATCATTCTATAACCATAGCAATTTTCTGGTTCTCAATCTTGTTATCCAATATTCTGTGAACAAATAACTTTATGAGCCTAACTATTACTTCTAGCAGTAATGGAACACTTTATTTATGTCTGTCCTGTATAAATCCGATGGTGACACAAAACATTTTTCCTCCTGCATATTAATTCAGATTGGATTTTGGTGGAAATTCGGTCCTATGAAGCAGACCATTAGGTTAAAGAAGGTAATAAAAGACTAGCAAATAAGCAAAAGTGACATTATAAGATGTCTGGAACTGAATCACTAAGCCAAGTTCAACATGCCTTGAGTACTATGTATTCAAATGCGTCGCATGAGGACAAAAAGCAAGCCACCAGGTTTTTAGAGTCATTCCAAAAATCGCAGGAAGCATGGGAATTAACTCATCAAATCATAAGCAATAGTGGAGAATCGATACAATTTAAGCTATTTGCGGCACAGACGTTAAGGTCTAAGATCACTTACGACTTGCACCAAGTTTCTGAGGCCAACTTGGACCAATTAAAGGATTCGGTCATCGAGCTAATTACAAAATATCCAGACCACTCGGGAAGAATAATCAGAACTCAGTTGTGTATTTCGTTATCGCAGCTTGCGTTACAGTACTTGACGTGGAAGGGTGCAATGACGGAGATCATTTCGAAATTGTCGGCGGATCAAACTACAATTCCATGTTTATTGGACTTTTTGAAGATTCTACCAGAGGAATTATCGGACGTTAAGAAGACGTCATTGACCGATGAAGAGTTTAATGTGAGAACTCAAGAATTGATCACCAGTAACGTGGAACAAGtgttattgattttgcaaaagTTGACGGAATCATCGAGCTCCAAGGAGGTCAACACCTTGATCTTGGACTGTTTGAATAGTTGGATTAAGGAATGTCCTATCGAAACCATCTTacaaattaattcattgaCCAACTTGATCTTCCAATCTTTAACTGACGATCAAACCTTTGatcaatcaattgaatgTCTTTGTACAATAATGAGAGAAACAAGAGACATCGAAAACCACGAATTGATTGATGCATTGTATCAGCAGctcattcaattgaatacataTATGTCttctaataaagaaaaattagaagacCCTGAAACTTTCAGTGGCTTAACAAGACTTTATGTTGAAGCAAGTGAATCATGGCATGtattaattgcaaaaaacCCAAAGCATTTCAAGCCATTGGTTGAGATCTTACTTGAATGCTGTaaatatgaagaagatcTTGATGTGGTAAAGTACACATTTTACTTTTGGCACCTTTTAAAGCAACTAATCACTATACCTAAATTTCAGGATTCTAAATTGGAATTTCGAGATGTTTACAgcaaattaatttcaattataattaagCATTTGACATACCCCATTGTAGCGGATGTTGAGAACTTATTTGACGGTGACAGagaacaagaagataaGTTTAAAGAATTTCGTTATGAAATGGGTGATGTCTTAAAAGATTGTTGTGCAGTAGTTGGACCAACTATTTCATTGAACATTCCATTTCAGCAAATTCAGACTATTTTAAACACCAATGCTAATGAAACCAGATGGCAATATTTAGAAGCTCCATTATTCTCTATGAGAGCAATGGCAAAAGAGATTCCGTTAAAAGAAAAAACGATTTTACCAACTATTATGAATTGTTTGATTCAATTACCCGAACATGCGAAGATAAGATATGCAGCCACTTTAGTGTTAGGTCGTTATACTGAATGGACGTCGAAGAACCCAGAGTTTTTGGAGCCACAATTAaactatattattaaaggTTTTGAAGTAGCAAATAACACTAATAACAAAGATATTATTGTTGCTGCTTCTCATGCATTAATGTATTTCTGTCAGGATTGTTCATCTTTATTGGTTAATTATTTGGAACAATTATACATGTTATACGGACAAGTTAGAGAACAGTTAGATATTGAGTCTGCTTATGAATTAGTGGATGGATTAGCACATGTCATAAAACAAATTCCGTTAGAGAATTCATATCAGACTTGCGAAATGTTCTGGAAACCTACTTTGTCTACcttatcttctttatcaagTAATGCTAATGCTAACGATGAGAGTATTAATGTATTAATTGCTGACCAGATAGAAATATTAACGACCTTTATTGGAGTATTAAGATGCTCAGATTATGAAAAGTCTGATTATCCTATCTGTACTTTATTCATAAAAGAAGTTTGGCCAGCAGCTTCAAGCATATTGCTGAATTATGGCAAGTCTTTAAAAGTCAGTGAGAGAATACTAAAGTTAATTAAGAGTGCAATTCAATCATTCAGTACTCACTTAACCCCAATATTATCAGATGTTGCTAACATTTTACATCACGGGTTTAAGCAAACCAAGTTCGGGTGTTATTTATGGGTATCAGGGATATTAATTAGAGAATTCGGCGATGAGTACTCTTCAGGCGATATCAAGGAATCAGTTTATCAATTTGGTTTATCCCAATGCTCGCTATTCTTCGAATTGATAAAGTGTGAGAATGACTTGAAGGATATACCTGACGTTGTTGAGGACTTCTTCAGGATGatgaatgatttattgatgttCTATCCATTCAAGATAATACCGAACTTGGATTTGCTCAAATCGACAATAGATGCCAGTGTCGCCACATTAAGCTCTCTAGAACAATTTGAACCACTTGTTTCTTGCTTACATTTTCTTATTGACTTTATCTCGTGGGGATTGCCTACTCCACCTATATCATTTTTCGACGAGAATCCACAGCATATTCAAGACACTGTCAAACAATTCTTAGTTATGAATGACAATGGAGGTAATCTTATCAAGGTTGTGCTAGATGGTCTAATTTTTACTTTCCATAACGACATCCAACAGGATGCGAGTGATTTGCTTCTCAAAATCTTAATTGTGGTGCCAGAATACTCCATTGCAATAAACTGGTTAACGAATGTCGTCAAAAGCTTGTCTAATGTTAATGAGAAAGAAGTAGAGAAACTAATCAATACTGTTAGTGTTGCATTGCCAAATAAAGATaacagaagaattagatcCTCAATAAGAGACTTTGTTAATTGGTATTCTAGGAAAAACGTTACCCCCAGAGCTGAATTTTAATCTGCAATATGCTGACCTCACAACCGTATAATCATAATAGTTTATAGAACCGTATAATTCCGCGTTGTAAATATATCTATGATGCTATAAAAAGGCACTTACTAGGTGCGAAAACATCCAAAAATAAACTAGAAAATATTATGCGTAATCGTCAGCATCCTCCCACTAAAGTGGCTAACTGTAGTTTTAGTCTAGAATACCGCCTCTAAAGCTCATACCCAAATATACGCATTTTCATTGCGAATTCTTGGAATGAAACGCGacattttgttgattttcCACCATGAGATTCTGGAACCCAAAGTGTCTCGCGCAacatttttcaagtctGCGTTTTTAACACGCAAACCTTTCCCTATTTGGTAACTTGGTTACTATAAGCAGAAAACgcgatttttttttatcgCGTAGAAGCGTTCGGTAGAATCTTGCCTTGTTGACACATTAGCTGCTAAGTTTTCAGATGGTATGtaaaaattcttcaccAACAATCCATGCATTAAACTAAATTGACAAAAAGTATAAAAGACCCCCGATACCCATTGaatttatgatattttttttattccTTATAGTAATCTAACTACCAGTCTTTCgtttaatattaaatatgcAATTCTCCACCGTCGCCTTATTCGCTGTTGCCGCTGCTTTCGTCAGCGCTGATGTTGTCACTGAAGTTGACACCCAATCTACTTTAGTCACCATCACTGACTGTGACTCAACTGTCACTGACTGTCCAGCTAGACAAACTGAAGCTCCAGTTTCTTCTGCTCcagtttcttcttctgctgCTGCTAACACCACCGTTGCTGGTGTCTCCACTTACGAAGGTGCTGCTGCTAAGGGTCAATACGCTGCCGGTGTCGCTGCTTTAGCTGCTGGTGCTTTATTAGCTTTATAAGCAAATTAGTTGtgtaaaataattattagcTTTATGAGATAATATGACCTAAATATAGAAACTACTtaaaatttggaattgtagaattgatcaattgtATACGAGCCGAAGGTACTACACAGAAATCTTTACCACTGAGAGCACCAGAAGCTAGTAAGTCTGGGATTAATTCGGCTGTAAATTGCACAAGGCCCTCTCTTGTTTCCGGGTCGGTGAAAAGGTCGTTAATAACGTCGACAGCTAAGCCTGAATCTTTTAAGGCgacaaatatttcttccCATGGGATTACATCCGCTTCGAGTAGTTCGATTAGAATATCGATGATCGCTGGACGCACGTCGCAATCGGTCAAAGACATTTTAACAATCGAGTTCACAAGCCCTGATTTCTTTAATGCGACAAAGACTTTCACTAACAAatcttcaacaaaatcTCTTTTTGCAAGCCCCATTTCCTCACTGTCTTGGATTTGATCGATCTTACTAATCATTCCCAAAACATCTTTTAATACGTTGACTAACGAAAATGCTTTCTTTCCTTTGCTGAGTAAATCTGTAAGTCCAGTAGCAGCAACTTTTTCGATGTCCAATGCATCGGCACCACTCATATTGAGATCCAATTCCTTAAATAAGTTGACTTCCTTGTGGGTGTCTACCGGAATGCTTGCTGCACAGCAAGCAGTAATTAAGGTCGTTAATGTAATGAAGtgtaatttcattttttctttagTAATTGATACTATATATTATCAGAATTAATTATCTTAacctatttatattctttttgttAAACATAACAATAAGTATCCTACATTGGAAACGTAATATTCAGTATTAGCCATTATAACTGTTTACTATCTTGGTGAATATGTACTATAACAACTCATTTTGGAAATCTTTTGGGGAAGTTTTTGTCTAGACTCAGCATTATAATCTTCTAAgttttgattatttatgctttttatcaaaatatttgagAAAGTTACGAAATTAAGGTTATTTTAAGCAAACTTTGAAACATCAACACAACGGATGAGTTACATTAAACGGTCTAAGTATATCGTCATTATAGAGAGTACTTGATATCGTAAATTATGACTGCAAAATTGGTGGTTTCATTGCTACCCATTAGTTTTGTGTAATGTGAGTAGAAGAAAAGCTCGTAGGAGATACTGTCAAATTGACGtcttatatttttttgcaGTTGTTTGCAAGGTGGGACAGGATTACAACATGTTATGTTTATCATGATTAAGGTTAAATaattaacaataaatatattatatacaaaTTTATAGTAAAACTAATCTATGCTGTAGGAAGCATCTCATACGTATTGCTATTCGATGGACGGTTTCTTTTAAGTTTGCTTAAAATTCTCAGGAACCGACTTTTATTACCAGTTCTTTTAGTtctattaaattcttctatAGTAGAATCTTTCAAGCTGAACCCCGTTCCTATTTCGTTTTCAACGTCAGATTTGAATTGCGAATCATGATCTATAACTTTCGGAGCCTTCCAgttttttaataataacgaACTAATAACCACACTAACAGAACTCAATGCCATGGCAGCGGCAGCGGCAGCAGGCGGTAACATAATATTTAATGGCAAGAAACATCCCATCGCAAATGGTAACATAATAATGTTGTAGATAGCAGCCCAcaagaaattcattttAATTCTCGTAAATGTTGCATGAGAAATATCTAACGCTATTGGGACTCCAAATAAGTGAGACCGTTGACCTTGGCCATTGCCAATCAAAACAATATCCGCTGACTCAATAGCTATATCGGTTCCCGAACTGATTGCCATACCAATGTCCGCCTGGGCTAGAGCTGGCGCATCATTAATACCATCTCCAATGAATGCAATACCTACATTACCATCACCGCCAAATTTTCTCTTCAAATCAACTATTACTTTGTCCTTATGGATTGGTAAAACCTCActaaaaatattacaaGCAGGTATTCCTAATTGCTTGCCTACTTTCATGGCTGCACCCTTTTGATCACCAGTAATTATACCGACcttataattcttttcgaattgtaaataatcaataacATCTCTGGTATGTGGATCTAATGTATCACTCAATTCCACATACCCACTATAattgttattaataatCACATGTGCTAGAGTATTTGTAGAGTTATCTAAGTTGCCTGACAAATGTTCGTTTAAGATCGGCTTTAAATCAGTAAATTCTCTTTCGATCATTCGGTTATTACCAATATAAACCGTGAAGCTGTTGTTCTGCAAATTTGGTAGTTGTATAGTTGCTCTAATACCCAACCCAGTTAAAACTTTAAAGTCATGAATGGTCGTATTAAATGCATCCCCTTCAAAAGTTagattcaatttctctttAGCAGCTTTTACAATACCTTTTCCTACTGGATGTTCTGAATTGGCTTCAACTGATCCTACTAAATTCCACCAATCAGACAAGCTAAGTGGTCCATTCAATATTTGTTTGCTGTTACTGATACTCATATCACCTGTTGTTAAAGTACCTGTTTTGTCAAAAAGTATAATATTAATCTCGTTTGCTTTTTCCAATACATCGCCACCTTTGATCAAAACGCCATTTGTTGCTCCTACCCCTGTGCCGACCATAACAGCAGTCGGTGCAGCTAAGCCTAATGCACAGGGACATGCAACTACGACAACAGAAATTCCTAGTTTCAAACAAACgaaaaattttccattCATGTCCGtttggaaaatatttggtaaGGTTGTACTTTCATTATGAATGACATAACAAATAATTAACCAAAATGAAAAGGTAATGGTCGCCAAGACGAGAACAGTAGGAACGAATCTAGCTGCAATATAATCAGCAAATCTCTGGACCGGAGCCTTATTAACTTGCGATTCCTTTACTaagttaataatttgttgCAATTGTGACTTCTTACCAGTTCTCAACACCCTGATATGGATCAAGTCAGGCCCATTAATGGAGCCTCCAATAACATGATCACCTTTACTTTTAATTACAGGTAACGATTCTCCAGTTATAATAGACTCATCAATTTCAGTCTCCCCTaaaacaataataccaTCCGCCGGAACTTTTGCACCTGGCAAGACAATAGctatatcattttcttcgattAAATCAATAGCAATATTTCTAGTTGgtaaatcaataatagcATTGGAAGTTGATTTATCGCCAGATTCGGCATTTTGTGATTTGAGGAACTCTTCATACTtatcaacatcaataaCGATTGTACAGTTAGTTGGGGTTAACGACAATAGTTTTGACAATGCTGTCGAGGTAGACCCTTTGGCTTTATTTTCTAACCATTTCccaaaagaaataaatgtaAACAACATACAAGCGGTCTCAAACAAAAGCTTTGGTGGTTTATTTGTTTGCCCAGACCAAACACTCAAgacaattgaaaatattgagaaAATAAACGAGACCAGAGTGGAAATGCAGACCAAGACGTCCATTGTAGCATTTTTACCtctatttttaataaattgaataaattttttattaaatacaGCGCCCAGGTGAAATTGGACGTGACTTGTCAAAGCAAATTGTATAATTGATATGAGGTATAAGCCTGGAAAAATCATTAGCTTACGCCATATTTCTAAGTTCTGAGTGTAGCCAAGTAATATCACCGGAAGCCCAAATATTAAACAATGAGTTAAATTGGttttccaatattgaatatcttTAACCCTCGATAACAATCGTAATTGCGATGCAGACGATTGGTCAACGGAATTAACAAcgataaattcaatttcatccGTTAGGTTGTTTAAAGCATCAACTAATTGTCGTATTCCAAGTGACGATGAATTATAAACAACAGATAATTCATCTATAAAGTTGTCATTGTCTTCATAAATTTCTTGGTTGTCGCGAGATCTTATAGCTTGGATTGCTGAAGTATTGGCGTCCGACATTATTGGAccatttgcattattattggaacTATTTTTGAATGCCAATTGGAAGTCAGTAACAGCAGGATAATTCGCTAAAAGCGCTtctatattatattgtaaatTGGTCAAGTCTGTATGTTCATTAATTCCGAAAATCTGCATTGTAAGCTGTTCCTCTTCGTATTCTTCATGCTTGCCTGAAGAGAGATGTTCAATTTCTGACGATTCAATAGTACAGCCAAAACCacaatcttcaataatttccGTTATGCCTGTGGTGGCAATGCTATCTCTATGCCTAACCACCGCTTGTTCTGTGAGTAACGAAACAGATACATCCAAGATATGTTCATTGTTTTCCAAAGCGCTGGTGATTGATGCGCTACAAGCACCGCAAGTCATGCCCGAAATAGAAAGGGTTGTGACAATTACGTGGTTCTTTTCTGACCCGTTACCAACTGGCATCGTAGAAGCAACCTGCACATCAAATCCACAATTTTCTATAGTGTCTTTGATAGTAGTATCGCTAACTCCCGAATGCCTAATAGATCCATCACCGGTCATCAATGATACCGATACTTCCTCAACACCTTCCAATTTCTCTACTGCCTCAGTGATTGACGCAGAGCACGATCCACAAGTCATACCCTGAATAGACACTTTCGTTAAGAACATCAATTCTCCGGAACCAGTGGAATGATTGTTCTTAGTTAATACCGCATCAAACCCACAATCCTCTATAGCTTCTTTCAACTCTGAACTAGTTATTTTTGCTTCATCGTACGTTActtttgcttcttctgTTATCAATGATACGGATGCATTCTCCACCCCGTTCTTGCTTGTCAACGCTTCTGTTACTGAAGCTGTACATGCGCCACACGTCATACCTGACACATTGAATAATGCAATCGAACTCATGACTTTAGCatttatatactatttGACgtattttttcaaaaattacaaaaatgctaacattatatataaaggaaaatttatcttttAGATCTATCCCGAAAGCGGTAACTGTTAGGTCCTGCATATAGACTAGCCGTCTATTTCATATCAGGTACCTATAGAAAACAAAGTAAGCCGTACCAATTTGTATACATTGTAAACTATATAGCTAAATAATCCCTTCATGACTTGAAGAGTTCTTATCTCTTTGctgttgaatttttttcaactttttatCTATCTTACCTTTGCCTGGTCCAACTCCATGAAATTTATGCGATAAGTACTTGAAAGCCTCTTTCGTATTTAATTCTGTACCTGATTCGTCTCTATAGGACAATTTGACATCAGGGTTATAGGTAGCAAGGTTTTCATTAATGGATGGTTTATTTGGTTTCCTGGCACCTCTATGCGAATTAGTGATATTTGagataatatttttctcttttaGGACCTGGTCAAGGTGCGACTCAAATAtctcttctctttcttccTTGGGTAAGTTCATATACGATTTATCTGCTTCTAGGTATTCCCGGAGCATCCGTGATTCGATTGAGATCTTCAATTTTAGTAGTTCTGCCTGCTTTAATGCTTCTCGTTGTTGTTTGGCCTTTTCGTATTCGTCGTCTGTTTGCTTCTGGAGAATCTGGCGCGATTGGAGGAACTTCAATGTTGACGCAAGGCCACCGTTAAAGGAGGGGGAATCCGTGTTTTCCTCGTGATTGACagcttcatcttctttcttgaCAGAGGAAGAGTCCGAAGCTTCCATTTCAGCGGGGTTATTGTTCGCAAGTAGGTTTTCGTCATCTTCCTGTTTAATCTTCGGTTCTGATTTGATTTCTGGCTCTTCGTTTACTCCATTTGAGTTACTTTTTTCATCGCCCGTATTTTCAAGAACATTTACACTTAGTGAGTTCAAAAAGTCACTTGTATCATTATATACTATTCCTCCGTTATTTTTCTCCGCAGCAAATGAGATATCATCACGATTCTTCTCTTCATCCCATCTTCTAAACAGTTTGACTTCTTGTGCTATTTGTTCTGGCGTCATATGCTTCCTATTTTTCTGTTTCAAATTTCTCTTCATCGAAAGGACCGAATTCAATTCGGAATCATCTGCAAGCAACTCTGCTGGATCAAGCACCTCAAGCTCAACTGGTTTAATTGAcgttatttcttcttcatcttttgCGTCATCAGTTTTATTCCTCGAATTCTGAGTtgtctttttctttaactttttcattttgatgGGCTTTTT
This is a stretch of genomic DNA from Debaryomyces hansenii CBS767 chromosome G complete sequence. It encodes these proteins:
- a CDS encoding DEHA2G07920p (similar to uniprot|Q99189 Saccharomyces cerevisiae YOR160W MTR10 Nuclear import receptor); amino-acid sequence: MSGTESLSQVQHALSTMYSNASHEDKKQATRFLESFQKSQEAWELTHQIISNSGESIQFKLFAAQTLRSKITYDLHQVSEANLDQLKDSVIELITKYPDHSGRIIRTQLCISLSQLALQYLTWKGAMTEIISKLSADQTTIPCLLDFLKILPEELSDVKKTSLTDEEFNVRTQELITSNVEQVLLILQKLTESSSSKEVNTLILDCLNSWIKECPIETILQINSLTNLIFQSLTDDQTFDQSIECLCTIMRETRDIENHELIDALYQQLIQLNTYMSSNKEKLEDPETFSGLTRLYVEASESWHVLIAKNPKHFKPLVEILLECCKYEEDLDVVKYTFYFWHLLKQLITIPKFQDSKLEFRDVYSKLISIIIKHLTYPIVADVENLFDGDREQEDKFKEFRYEMGDVLKDCCAVVGPTISLNIPFQQIQTILNTNANETRWQYLEAPLFSMRAMAKEIPLKEKTILPTIMNCLIQLPEHAKIRYAATLVLGRYTEWTSKNPEFLEPQLNYIIKGFEVANNTNNKDIIVAASHALMYFCQDCSSLLVNYLEQLYMLYGQVREQLDIESAYELVDGLAHVIKQIPLENSYQTCEMFWKPTLSTLSSLSSNANANDESINVLIADQIEILTTFIGVLRCSDYEKSDYPICTLFIKEVWPAASSILSNYGKSLKVSERILKLIKSAIQSFSTHLTPILSDVANILHHGFKQTKFGCYLWVSGILIREFGDEYSSGDIKESVYQFGLSQCSLFFELIKCENDLKDIPDVVEDFFRMMNDLLMFYPFKIIPNLDLLKSTIDASVATLSSLEQFEPLVSCLHFLIDFISWGLPTPPISFFDENPQHIQDTVKQFLVMNDNGGNLIKVVLDGLIFTFHNDIQQDASDLLLKILIVVPEYSIAINWLTNVVKSLSNVNEKEVEKLINTVSVALPNKDNRRIRSSIRDFVNWYSRKNVTPRAEF
- a CDS encoding DEHA2G07942p (similar to uniprot|P48560 Saccharomyces cerevisiae YNL300W); the protein is MQFSTVALFAVAAAFVSADVVTEVDTQSTLVTITDCDSTVTDCPARQTEAPVSSAPVSSSAAANTTVAGVSTYEGAAAKGQYAAGVAALAAGALLAL
- a CDS encoding DEHA2G07964p (some similarities with CA0646|IPF19702 Candida albicans IPF19702), whose protein sequence is MKLHFITLTTLITACCAASIPVDTHKEVNLFKELDLNMSGADALDIEKVAATGLTDLLSKGKKAFSLVNVLKDVLGMISKIDQIQDSEEMGLAKRDFVEDLLVKVFVALKKSGLVNSIVKMSLTDCDVRPAIIDILIELLEADVIPWEEIFVALKDSGLAVDVINDLFTDPETREGLVQFTAELIPDLLASGALSGKDFCVVPSARIQLINSTIPNFK